One Pullulanibacillus sp. KACC 23026 DNA segment encodes these proteins:
- a CDS encoding glutamate-5-semialdehyde dehydrogenase, whose amino-acid sequence MTDLYEKAALVKQAAATLALASTKEKNEALLKMADQLMKESPYLLEENQKDLALAKSQGVQDHMIDRLTLTETRLMEMAEGLKQVAELPDPIGETLEEWDRPNGLHIRKIRVPLGVIGMIYEARPNVTVDATSLCLKTGNAVLLRGSSSAIHSNKAIVSVLHRALHQSDLPSEAVQLLEDTSRDTAAQMFKLNHYLDVLIPRGGASLIQSVVQQATVPVLETGVGNCHIYIDETAKPEIAVSIAVNAKTHRPSVCNAAETILVHEKWAAKHLPKLIQALKDKQVEIHADEAARVFDPSLMPANENDWATEYLDLIVALRLVSNLDEAISHIQTYGTKHSEAIISEDEKEVQAFFNRVDAAVLYHNASTRFTDGYEFGFGAEIGISTQKLHARGPMGLPALTSTKYVINGNGQVRN is encoded by the coding sequence ATGACTGATTTATATGAAAAGGCAGCCCTTGTTAAACAGGCAGCCGCAACACTCGCTTTAGCTTCAACCAAGGAGAAGAATGAGGCTTTGTTAAAAATGGCGGATCAATTAATGAAGGAATCCCCCTATCTTCTAGAAGAAAACCAAAAGGATTTGGCCTTGGCAAAGAGTCAGGGGGTTCAAGACCACATGATAGATCGTCTTACACTCACAGAAACAAGACTTATGGAAATGGCAGAGGGCCTAAAACAGGTAGCGGAACTCCCTGACCCTATTGGTGAAACGCTCGAGGAGTGGGATCGCCCTAATGGTTTGCACATTCGAAAGATCAGAGTACCATTAGGAGTTATTGGCATGATTTACGAAGCGCGGCCCAATGTAACCGTTGATGCCACAAGCCTTTGTCTTAAAACGGGAAATGCTGTGCTGCTAAGAGGCAGCTCTTCAGCCATTCATTCGAATAAAGCCATTGTCTCAGTCCTTCATCGTGCGCTTCATCAATCTGACCTTCCCTCTGAGGCGGTCCAACTTTTAGAAGATACTTCACGTGACACGGCTGCCCAGATGTTCAAACTGAATCACTATTTAGATGTACTCATTCCACGAGGAGGAGCGTCTCTTATTCAATCCGTTGTGCAGCAAGCCACCGTTCCAGTTCTAGAAACCGGGGTGGGCAATTGCCATATCTATATTGATGAAACTGCCAAACCTGAAATAGCCGTTTCCATTGCTGTCAATGCCAAAACCCATCGTCCCTCTGTTTGTAATGCAGCCGAAACGATTTTAGTCCATGAAAAATGGGCAGCCAAACATCTTCCTAAATTAATCCAAGCTTTAAAAGATAAACAGGTGGAGATTCATGCTGATGAGGCGGCACGTGTTTTTGATCCTAGCCTTATGCCAGCAAATGAGAATGACTGGGCAACCGAATATCTCGATTTAATCGTTGCACTTCGACTGGTAAGTAATCTTGATGAAGCCATCTCTCATATCCAAACTTATGGGACCAAGCATTCGGAAGCCATCATTTCTGAAGATGAAAAAGAGGTACAGGCTTTCTTTAACAGAGTAGACGCCGCCGTTCTCTACCACAATGCCTCCACACGCTTCACTGACGGTTATGAATTTGGATTTGGAGCCGAAATCGGCATCAGTACACAAAAATTACACGCTCGCGGACCAATGGGG